A single window of Acetohalobium arabaticum DSM 5501 DNA harbors:
- a CDS encoding L,D-transpeptidase, with translation MNRKITYIFILLLVVALSGYAYFINMSPDEVPKQQTEDHAQEDRLTKTELENVEENINAFNIEDDFRITQNLSQEKNDVLALNSQKTTQVLKKINPKRKNTVLHQYDSRLPETINRALQYFSYDISYNYFLVTEENGAEIKENPDPATTTVVRVENLDKVSLLQRVDGEEVAGSNIWYRVAIEKDNQIYEGYLHSTTGLTRKFRFDKMQNAVNNLRQEVAEGALHYISNYKNQNGAPPQKGDSAVDEQGYRVYHSAPAYKEASTDANYRYAPDGMLVRILNETDDFYYVNIPTFDGNFYIPKQYIDSTAKLNQLNHVLVVDNEQQNQAAFKLVEDGLNLVSYTLATTGKPGDFSFETSPGAYKVLEKKERFEYLKKGSEDIAGYAPFATRFSGGAYLHGVPVAYEEENGEKIDPGLIEYIHTIGTFPRSSMCVRNFTSHAKFIYNWMDVQNGAVIVID, from the coding sequence ATGAATAGAAAAATTACTTATATTTTTATACTTCTATTAGTTGTTGCTCTATCAGGTTATGCCTATTTCATAAATATGTCTCCCGATGAAGTTCCTAAACAGCAAACAGAAGATCACGCCCAAGAAGATAGGCTAACCAAAACTGAGTTAGAGAATGTGGAAGAGAATATAAATGCATTTAATATCGAAGATGATTTCAGGATTACTCAAAATCTATCACAAGAAAAAAATGATGTTTTAGCTCTCAACTCCCAAAAAACAACACAGGTTCTAAAAAAGATTAATCCTAAAAGAAAAAATACCGTACTTCATCAATATGATTCTCGCTTACCGGAAACTATTAATAGAGCACTCCAGTATTTTTCTTATGATATTTCCTATAATTATTTTCTAGTAACAGAAGAAAATGGTGCTGAAATTAAAGAAAATCCGGACCCTGCCACTACTACTGTAGTCCGAGTGGAAAATTTGGATAAGGTATCCCTACTGCAGAGAGTTGACGGAGAAGAAGTGGCTGGTTCTAATATATGGTACAGAGTTGCAATCGAAAAGGATAATCAAATTTATGAAGGTTACCTACACTCTACAACCGGTCTTACCCGAAAATTTCGTTTTGATAAAATGCAGAATGCCGTCAATAACTTAAGACAAGAGGTAGCAGAGGGAGCTCTACACTATATTAGTAATTACAAAAATCAAAATGGCGCTCCTCCCCAAAAAGGAGATTCTGCAGTAGATGAACAAGGATATAGAGTTTACCACAGTGCTCCGGCTTATAAAGAAGCCAGCACCGATGCCAACTATAGATATGCACCAGATGGAATGTTGGTAAGAATCCTAAATGAAACAGATGATTTCTATTATGTTAATATTCCTACTTTTGATGGAAATTTCTATATACCAAAGCAGTATATTGATTCTACTGCTAAATTAAATCAGTTAAACCATGTCCTTGTAGTAGACAATGAGCAGCAGAATCAAGCTGCTTTTAAGCTTGTTGAAGACGGCCTTAATCTGGTTTCATATACACTGGCTACTACAGGAAAGCCAGGAGATTTTTCCTTTGAAACCAGCCCTGGTGCTTACAAAGTACTGGAAAAAAAGGAACGTTTTGAATACTTAAAAAAAGGTTCAGAGGATATTGCAGGTTATGCACCTTTTGCCACACGATTTTCCGGAGGAGCTTATCTTCATGGAGTTCCGGTAGCCTATGAAGAAGAAAATGGCGAAAAGATAGATCCTGGACTAATAGAATATATTCATACCATCGGCACCTTCCCCCGTTCCAGTATGTGTGTACGTAATTTTACCAGTCATGCAAAATTTATCTATAATTGGATGGATGTCCAGAATGGTGCAGTGATAGTTATAGATTAA
- a CDS encoding RNA-guided endonuclease TnpB family protein, protein MRFRNKELAKLQEKISRCQKYSNRWKKLNRAKKKLLSKSKNKVMDVLKKYASHLISFCLKREVSTIVVGDIKGIRENINFGTKDNQKMHQWVFRQLTDMIKYQAKSIGIKVKFIDESYTSQTCPKCGYQHKPSDRNFDCSNCNASFHRNIG, encoded by the coding sequence ATTCGATTTAGAAATAAAGAGTTAGCTAAACTGCAAGAAAAGATATCTAGGTGCCAAAAATACTCTAACCGTTGGAAAAAGTTAAACCGAGCTAAAAAGAAGTTGCTCTCTAAAAGCAAAAACAAAGTTATGGATGTGTTGAAAAAATACGCAAGCCATCTTATTAGTTTTTGCCTAAAGAGAGAAGTTTCTACAATAGTTGTTGGTGATATAAAAGGGATTAGGGAAAATATAAACTTCGGCACTAAAGATAATCAAAAAATGCACCAGTGGGTATTTAGACAATTGACAGATATGATAAAATATCAAGCTAAATCAATAGGTATTAAAGTTAAATTTATAGATGAAAGCTACACCAGTCAAACCTGTCCTAAATGCGGTTATCAACACAAACCAAGTGATAGAAACTTTGATTGCTCCAATTGTAATGCTAGTTTCCACCGTAACATTGGTTAG
- a CDS encoding RNA-guided endonuclease InsQ/TnpB family protein: protein MKLAKYFIHKPNQTQQIVLGCLAYASARLYNIGNYQRKNWSKDSAKNYPDWYKQKKQLKEKFWYKNLPSQTAQETLKILADNWDSFYQSKKDYQNNPDKYTGEPNPPNYKPKDSKFNFRYLNNGFKIIDGKLRLSIPKQLKKYLKEEYSITNKFLWIRVPNELLSSNRDVLNSTTRIEFKPLSDDTYKVILTYKVDTPTIKEDNGNYLSIDLGINNLMTCYSNQNQESFIIDGGQYLAINRYFDKKIKHYQSILNGQGKKTSKRIQNLYKKRRKQLFHLIHSATKKVVNYCIENNISRVIVGDIKNIRDDADLGKQNNQKLHKLPFDIIYHQLEYKLNLQGITLIKKSEKYTSQCSPYSKKVTKKYANKSNRVKRGLYIDKDNNQAFNADSIGAFNILRKYLQQRRKGPDITLQVKGLSNPVKYNWNNHQFAA, encoded by the coding sequence TTGAAGTTAGCTAAATATTTTATTCATAAACCTAATCAAACCCAACAAATTGTATTAGGTTGTTTAGCTTATGCTAGTGCTAGGTTATATAATATCGGCAATTATCAACGTAAAAATTGGTCTAAAGATAGTGCTAAAAATTATCCTGATTGGTATAAACAAAAAAAGCAATTAAAAGAAAAATTTTGGTATAAAAATTTACCTTCTCAAACAGCACAGGAAACACTTAAAATTTTAGCTGATAACTGGGATAGTTTTTATCAAAGTAAAAAAGATTATCAAAATAATCCTGATAAATATACTGGTGAACCTAATCCACCTAATTATAAACCTAAAGACAGTAAATTTAACTTCCGTTATCTCAATAATGGTTTTAAAATTATTGATGGTAAGTTAAGATTATCTATTCCTAAACAGTTAAAAAAGTATCTAAAAGAGGAATACTCTATTACCAACAAATTCTTATGGATAAGAGTGCCTAATGAGCTGTTATCCAGTAATAGAGATGTTCTTAATTCAACTACTAGAATTGAGTTTAAACCTTTAAGCGATGATACTTATAAGGTAATCTTAACTTATAAAGTAGATACTCCTACTATTAAAGAAGATAACGGTAATTATTTAAGTATTGATCTAGGCATTAATAATCTAATGACTTGTTACAGTAATCAAAATCAGGAAAGCTTTATTATTGACGGTGGACAATATTTAGCTATTAATCGTTATTTTGATAAAAAAATCAAACATTATCAATCTATTTTGAATGGTCAGGGCAAAAAGACTTCTAAACGTATCCAAAATCTATATAAAAAGCGACGAAAACAATTATTTCACTTAATTCATAGTGCAACTAAAAAAGTAGTTAATTACTGTATTGAAAATAATATATCTAGAGTAATCGTTGGTGATATAAAAAATATTCGTGATGATGCTGACCTAGGTAAACAGAACAATCAAAAACTCCATAAACTACCTTTTGATATTATCTATCACCAGCTAGAGTATAAACTTAATTTACAAGGGATTACTTTAATCAAGAAGAGTGAAAAATATACCAGCCAATGCAGCCCTTACAGTAAAAAAGTAACTAAGAAATATGCTAATAAATCTAACCGAGTTAAAAGAGGGCTTTATATTGATAAAGATAACAATCAAGCTTTTAATGCCGACAGCATAGGTGCATTTAATATCTTACGCAAATACTTACAGCAGCGACGTAAAGGGCCAGATATTACTCTGCAGGTAAAAGGGTTATCAAATCCGGTTAAATATAACTGGAATAATCATCAATTTGCAGCTTAA
- a CDS encoding nitroreductase family protein — MLSLLKKRRSIRKYQNREVENEKVEKLIKAALLSPSSRGFEPWEFIVVDDKESLNQLADAKEAGSAFLDGAPVGIVVCADPEVSDVWIEDTSIASINIQLAAEDLGLGSCWIQIRNRNHSAEKTSSEYVKEVLSIPDNLEVESIIAIGYADEEKPPHKEDDLNYQKIFRNSYGSSSY, encoded by the coding sequence GTGTTATCCTTACTTAAGAAGCGAAGAAGTATTAGAAAGTATCAGAACAGAGAAGTAGAGAATGAAAAGGTTGAGAAGTTGATTAAAGCAGCATTATTATCTCCATCCTCAAGAGGATTTGAGCCATGGGAATTCATCGTTGTTGATGATAAAGAGAGTTTAAATCAATTGGCTGATGCAAAAGAAGCTGGTTCTGCTTTTTTGGATGGAGCACCGGTAGGAATAGTTGTCTGTGCTGATCCTGAAGTAAGTGATGTCTGGATAGAAGATACATCAATTGCTTCGATTAATATTCAGTTGGCTGCGGAAGATTTGGGTTTAGGTTCTTGCTGGATTCAGATTAGGAATCGAAACCATAGTGCTGAAAAAACCTCCAGTGAGTATGTTAAGGAAGTATTGAGTATCCCCGATAATCTTGAAGTGGAGTCAATTATTGCTATTGGCTATGCCGATGAAGAGAAACCGCCCCATAAAGAAGATGATTTAAATTACCAGAAGATATTCCGTAATTCATATGGATCTAGTAGTTATTAG
- a CDS encoding glycerol dehydrogenase: protein MTRILISPNKYVQGKGVIKELGEYLDDFGEKVLALCDPVVLELFTDKVKEGLANKDVKLEEFNGEASKKEIDRLKEMVQKEKIEVVVGIGGGKTLDTAKAVSYYAGLPVGIVPTIAATDAPCSALSVIYTEDGVFEEYLFLPSNPDLVLVDTKIVAKAPVRFLVSGMGDALATYFEADACSVTKAPNIPGGTQTITATNLAKLCYDTLIEYGTAAKEAVEAEAVTEAVEKIVEANTLLSGLGFESGGLAAAHAIHNGFTVLEETHSKTHGEKVAYSTIVQLVMEDRPPELIEEVIRFCKEVGLPTTLVDLGIEEINEEDILKVAETSSVEDETIHNMPFEVDAEMVKDAILAVDRLGK from the coding sequence ATGACGAGAATCTTAATTTCACCAAATAAGTATGTACAGGGTAAAGGAGTAATCAAAGAATTAGGTGAATATCTAGATGATTTTGGAGAGAAAGTACTAGCATTATGTGATCCCGTTGTATTGGAGCTATTTACCGACAAAGTTAAAGAAGGACTGGCCAATAAAGATGTAAAATTGGAAGAGTTTAATGGTGAGGCTTCAAAAAAAGAGATTGATAGATTAAAAGAGATGGTTCAAAAGGAAAAGATTGAAGTTGTAGTAGGAATCGGAGGAGGAAAGACTTTAGATACAGCAAAGGCTGTTAGCTATTATGCTGGCTTACCAGTTGGAATTGTCCCGACTATTGCAGCCACCGATGCCCCCTGTAGTGCTTTATCTGTAATCTATACCGAGGATGGAGTCTTTGAAGAGTATCTATTCTTACCTTCGAATCCGGATTTAGTCTTGGTTGATACTAAGATAGTAGCCAAAGCACCGGTTAGATTTTTAGTATCCGGTATGGGCGATGCATTGGCCACTTATTTTGAAGCAGATGCCTGTAGTGTAACTAAGGCTCCAAATATACCAGGAGGTACTCAGACTATAACTGCTACTAATTTAGCCAAGCTCTGTTATGATACTTTAATTGAGTACGGTACGGCGGCTAAAGAAGCTGTAGAAGCAGAAGCAGTAACAGAAGCCGTAGAGAAGATCGTAGAAGCCAATACTTTATTAAGCGGTCTAGGATTTGAAAGCGGAGGATTGGCTGCAGCCCATGCTATCCATAACGGTTTTACAGTATTAGAAGAGACTCACAGCAAAACTCATGGTGAGAAGGTAGCTTATTCTACAATAGTACAGTTAGTAATGGAGGATAGACCGCCTGAATTAATAGAAGAGGTAATTAGATTCTGTAAAGAAGTAGGATTACCTACAACACTGGTCGATTTAGGTATTGAAGAAATAAATGAAGAAGATATATTAAAAGTAGCCGAGACAAGCTCTGTAGAGGATGAGACGATTCATAATATGCCGTTTGAAGTAGATGCTGAAATGGTCAAAGATGCTATTTTAGCTGTAGATAGATTAGGGAAATAA
- a CDS encoding DUF2383 domain-containing protein gives MQDNNQQQETAAGESAPNQVENNKEVVVTLNKVLKGEHMAIDTYDQYLDRIDDSQTKDLLQQFKEDHQKHASKLAQRIEDLGADPQENSGLSGLVSKTMMEIGDLLGMEPSEEEAVNKIYQGEDMGINLVEENLIEKLDKKSKDLVSEVLQTDKQHLEQFKQFSDQNLESQQ, from the coding sequence ATGCAGGATAATAATCAACAGCAGGAAACAGCAGCCGGGGAATCTGCTCCAAATCAGGTTGAAAATAATAAAGAAGTGGTAGTTACTTTAAATAAGGTGTTAAAAGGTGAACATATGGCTATAGATACTTATGATCAGTATCTTGATCGGATTGATGACTCCCAGACTAAGGATTTACTACAGCAGTTTAAAGAGGATCATCAAAAGCATGCTTCTAAGTTGGCTCAAAGAATAGAGGATTTAGGAGCTGATCCGCAAGAAAACAGTGGATTATCGGGATTAGTTTCTAAGACAATGATGGAAATCGGTGACTTATTGGGGATGGAGCCGTCTGAAGAAGAGGCAGTCAATAAGATTTATCAGGGAGAAGATATGGGAATTAATTTGGTGGAAGAGAATTTAATAGAGAAACTGGATAAAAAAAGTAAAGATTTAGTTTCTGAAGTTTTACAGACTGATAAACAGCATTTAGAACAGTTTAAGCAGTTTTCGGATCAAAATTTGGAGTCGCAGCAGTAG
- a CDS encoding DUF3231 family protein: protein MNINFFDKLFKNLKSEKEQISSNETFHIWNSLRVRYISTETYNLYKNFIHDKDLEILINEHLEQFNQEIEQLENLTNNYQIKAPDRPAEDINTTKQLDQITDRYIFRKIYADLISELHYLIRPVTESISNDNVRDFFSNMLFNHLDMLDEFYKYGKLKGWTTMQPKHYS, encoded by the coding sequence ATGAATATAAATTTCTTCGATAAACTGTTCAAAAATTTGAAATCAGAAAAAGAACAAATATCATCTAACGAAACATTCCATATCTGGAACAGTTTAAGAGTTAGGTATATTAGCACAGAAACTTATAATTTATATAAAAATTTTATCCATGATAAAGACTTAGAAATACTTATTAATGAGCATTTAGAACAGTTTAACCAAGAGATTGAACAGTTAGAAAATTTAACAAACAACTATCAAATTAAAGCTCCAGACCGACCTGCTGAAGATATTAATACTACAAAACAGTTAGATCAAATAACAGATAGATATATATTTAGAAAAATATATGCTGATTTAATTTCAGAACTACATTATTTAATTCGACCTGTTACAGAAAGTATCTCTAATGATAATGTTAGAGATTTCTTTTCAAATATGTTATTTAATCATTTAGATATGTTAGATGAATTTTATAAATATGGTAAATTAAAAGGCTGGACAACAATGCAGCCAAAACATTATAGTTAA